In Hippoglossus stenolepis isolate QCI-W04-F060 chromosome 21, HSTE1.2, whole genome shotgun sequence, one DNA window encodes the following:
- the acbd4 gene encoding acyl-CoA-binding domain-containing protein 4 has protein sequence MPVPVMEEPVVDHQKRFQAAVDVIHNLPKNGSYRPSYEVMLRFYSLYKQAVCGPCTASRPGFWDPVGRYKWDAWSHLGGMSSESAMAAYVDEMKKVAQEVIDTLPMNEKTASLFHHFEPLYLVIDDMPQPPGSLLALREGLKGSEHADSPAEMKSEEEEQMSPKEDSFPPEDPDREFSPAEVIDLTANTIPNDSGVCEGLALTSDSESEIFCDSVDSVEQLSNIKIPVGKFNGFPNGHVSLETSGRLEARQVGAGEGGEGGSDGKGQGPVSRRRDSGREGSNHNWRERGVPQGSPRWGGPGGGGGGAGRGGGDGSEGGAERIQDTQLQQQIMVALRRLREDMRSVMDRLEVVERLAATHAQGSEWRQCLQCATTASHQQEEGWWPFDVSGQTVLLFLVWPFVAQSVVYLLRKAQKRRRISS, from the exons ATGCCAGTCCCAGTGATGGAGGAGCCTGTGGTCGATCACCAGAAACGGTTTCAGGCGGCTGTGGATGTCATCCATAACCTTCCCAAAAATG GCTCCTACCGGCCCTCCTACGAGGTGATGCTGCGTTTCTACAGTCTGTACAAGCAGGCAGTGTGTGGACCCTGTACAGCATCGCGACCCGGGTTCTGGGACCCAGTTGGCCGCTACAAATG GGATGCGTGGAGCCACCTGGGGGGGATGAGCAGTGAAAGTGCCATGGCTGCATATGTGGACGAGATGAAGAAAGTAGCCCAGGAG GTCATCGACACCCTGCCCATGAATGAGAAAACGGCGTCGCTCTTCCACCACTTCGAGCCGCTCTACCTGGTCATTGATGATATGCCTCAGCCTCCAGGGTCCCTGCTTGCACTTAGAGAAG GTCTTAAAGGCAGTGAGCATGCTGACAGTCCAGCAGAGATgaagagtgaggaagaggagcagatgtCTCCTAAAGAAGACTCTTTTCCTCCAGAGGATCCAGATCGGGAGTTCAGCCCGGCTGAGGTTATAGACCTCACAGCCAACACCATCCCTAATG actcTGGAGTGTGCGAGGGTTTGGCGTTGACCAGTGATTCTGAGAGTGAGATCTTCTGTGACTCTGTGGATTCAGTGGAGCAACTCAGTAACATCAAG ATTCCTGTAGGTAAATTCAACGGTTTTCCGAATGGCCACGTGTCATTGGAGACATCCGGCCGACTGGAGGCCCGGCAGGTGggagcaggtgaaggtggagAGGGAGGTAGCGATGGGAAGGGTCAGGGTCCCGTCAGCAGGAGGCGAGACAGTGGGCGGGAAGGTTCCAACCACAACTGGAGAGAAC GTGGTGTCCCTCAGGGAAGTCCAAGGTGGGGGGGCCCaggtggtggcggcggcggggctggacgaggaggaggggatggTTCCGAGGGCGGGGCAGAGAGGATCCAGGACAcccagctacagcagcagatcATGGTAGCACTACGGAGGCTCAGAGAGGACATGAGGAGTGTGATGGACCGGCTGGAGGTTGTGGAGAGGCTCGCTGCCACACAT GCTCAGGGCTCAGAGTGGAGGCAATGTCTGCAGTGTGCAACCACAGCTTCACATCAGCAG gaggaggggtggtggcCATTTGACGTGTCGGGTCAGACAGTGCTGCTCTTCCTGGTGTGGCCCTTTGTGGCTCAGAGCGTGGTCTACCTGCTGAGGAAAGCCCAGAAGAGAAGACGCATATCTTCGTGA